Proteins encoded together in one Cherax quadricarinatus isolate ZL_2023a chromosome 68, ASM3850222v1, whole genome shotgun sequence window:
- the LOC128697624 gene encoding neuropeptide-like protein 31, with the protein MKYTVLIVALAVLVATAMAAPGGIGYGGGYGGFGGGLGGFGGFGGGYGGYGGGYGGYGGRYGGYGGGFGGGRATINFNLGHGGGYGDGYGGGYGGRGFGLGFGHGGFGGAYGGYGSYGSYGK; encoded by the exons ATG AAATACACTGTGTTGATCGTGGCTCTGGCAGTGCTGGTTGCTACTGCCATGGCTGCTCCTGGTGGCATCGGCTATGGTGGTGGATATGGCGGTTTTGGCGGTGGACTGGGAGGCTTCGGCGGCTTTGGCGGTGGCTATGGCGGCTACGGCGGTGGATATGGCGGCTACGGTGGTAGATATGGCGGCTATGGCGGTGGTTTCGGAGGCGGAAGAGCGACCATCAACTTCAACCTAGGTCATGGTGGTGGATATGGTGATGGATATGGTGGTGGCTACGGAGGACGTGGCTTCGGCTTGGGATTTGGACATGGTGGATTCGGCGGAGCCTATGGCGGCTATGGCAGCTATGGCAGCTACGGAAAATAA